The Actinoplanes sp. N902-109 genomic interval TGCTCGCGGGCGACCTTGACCAGGCCCGCGCGGGCGTGCGGCTGCAGGTTGGTGGCGTCCACGACGGTGAGCCGGCCCGCCTTGAGACGCTTGGCCGCCACGTAGTGCAGCACGTCGAAGGCGTCGCCGGAGGCCGACTGGTCGTTCTCGTCGTCCGCCACGAGCCCGCGGAAGTAGTCGGAGGAGAGCACCTGCGTCGGCGCGAAGTGGGTGCGGGCGAAGGTGGACTTGCCGGACCCGGAGATGCCGACGAGGGCGACGAGGGCCAGTTCGGGGAGGTCGAGCTCAGTCATCGGGTCTCCTCCTTCCGCGTGAGGATCGCCATCTGGGTGGGGCTGCCGTGGTTCTCGTCGGGATCGCCGACATTCCGGAAGCTGACCGTGTAGCCGTACGCGGCCGCCGTCCGGTCAGCCCAGCCGGCGAACTCGGCCCGGGTCCACTCGAAGCGGTGATCGCTGTGCCGCATCCCGGTCAGCCCCTCGTACAGCACGTTGTACTCGGCGTTGGGCGTGGTCACGATGACAGTCGCCGGGCGGGCATGCCCGAAGACCGCCTCCTCCAGGGCGGGCAGCCGTGGCGGGTCCACGTGCTCGATGACCTCCATCAGCACCGCGGCGTCGAAGCCCTTGAGCCGGTCGTCGCGGTACGTCAGCGCGGACTGCCACAACGTCAGCCGGCCTCGCTGCCGTTCGGGCAGCCGGTCCAGGTGCAACCGCTTGTGCGCCAGGTCCAACGCCCGCGACGACACGTCCGTACCGACGATCTCGGTGTATCGCTTGTCCTTGAGCAGGGCGCTGAGCAGCGCGCCGCCGCCGCAGCCCAGGTCGAGCACGCGGCCGGCGCCCGACTCGGCGAGCGCGGCCAGCACGGCGTCGCGGCGCTGCTCGGCCAGCGGCTGCCTGCGCACCACGGGCAGCTCGGCGTCCTCGTCGGCGGTCGTGTCCCGCGGCGCGTCCACGGTGTCCGACTCGTCGTGGTCGAGCTGGTCCAGCGCGGAAGCGGTCAGCGAGCGCCGGTGGGCCAGGTAGCGCCGGGTGATCAGAACTTTCGCCGGGTGGGCGGCCAGCCAGCCCTCACCCGCGCGCAGCAGCTTGTCGATCTCGTCCGGGGCGACCCAGTAGTGCTTGGCGTCGTCGAGCACCGGCAGCAGGACGTACAGGTGGTTGAGGGCGTCGGCGAGGCGCAGCGTGCCGGTGAGAGTCAGGTGCACGTACCCGCTGTCGCCGGCCAGCGGGTGCGCCGCCGGCAGCGTGGGATCGTCGAGCGGGATCGGGCGCGCGGTCACCTGCCAGCCGAGCGGCTCGAACAGCGCGGCCGGGTCGCCCTTGCAGCGCAGCACCGGCACGGTGATCTCCAGCGGGATCGGGGTGCCGGCCAGCTCCGGGCGGTCCCTCGACTCACCGCGCAGCGCGCTGCGGAAGACCTTGGCGAGCGCGCCGGCCAGCAGGCTCGACGCGGCGTACGGACGATCGTTGACGAACTGTCCGAGGGTGAACGAATCCGGTGCTGTCTGCTGTTTGCGGCCACCACCGAGCCGCTGTGGGTCCACGTCCAGCAGCAGCGCCGCAGTGCACCGGTCCTCGCCGGCGTCCGGGAACAGGACGTGGGCCGTACCGGTGGGCACCTCGAAGGAGTGCGCCCGGTCAGGGTGCTTGACCAGCAGATAACCGAGGTCGGTCGCCGGTCGGTGGGTGGTTGTCACGGTGAGCAGCACGCGCCGATGATCCCAGCGCGGCGCACCGCCCGGCGACCGATTTGCTCGGCGGTAGCGGTCCCCCGGCGCGACGGCAGGCGAACCAGGTTCTCAGGTAACGGGGTGATTACCACGGCGTTCGACGGCTGCGCGATACTGCCTGCTGGAGGACAGCCCGGTCCCGTCCCGAAGATCAAGGAGCGCTCCCGATGCCCATCGCTTCCCCCGAGGTCTATGCCGAGATGCTCGACCGCGCCAAAGCCGGCGCGTTCGCATACCCGGCGATCAACGTCACCTCCTCGCAGACCCTCAACGCGGCCCTGCAGGGCTTCACCGAAGCGGGCAGTGACGGCATCATCCAGATCTCCACCGGCGGCGCCGAGTACGCGTCCGGCCCGACCGTCAAGAACATGATCACCGGCGCCGTGGCCCTGGCCGAGTACGCCACCGAGGTCGCCAAGAACTACCCGGTCAACATCGCGCTGCACACCGACCACTGCCCGAAGGACAAGCTGGACAAGTACGTCCGGCCGCTGCTCGCCCTGAGCAAGGAGCGCGTCGCGAACGGCCAGGCCCCGCTGTTCCAGTCGCACATGTGGGACGGCTCGGCGGTGCCGGTCGACGAGAACCTGCAGATCGCCGAGGAGCTGCTGGCCCAGGCGGCGGCCGCGCACATCATCCTCGAGATCGAGGTCGGCGTCGTGGGCGGCGAGGAGGACGGCGTCTCCGCCGCGATCGACGACAAGCTGTACTCGACCGTGGAGGACGGCCTGGCCACCGCCGCCGCGCTGGGCCTGGGTGAGAAGGGCCGCTACATGACGGCCCTGACCTTCGGCAACGTGCACGGCGTCTACAAGCCCGGCAACGTCAAGCTGCGCCCGGAAATCCTCAAGGAGATCCAGGAGGCGGTCGGCGCCAAGTACGGCAAGGAGAAGCCGTTCGACCTGGTCTTCCACGGCGGCTCGGGCTCGCTGCTGTCGGAGATCCACGGGGCGCTCGACTACGGCGTGGTCAAGATGAACATCGACACCGACACCCAGTACGCGTTCACCCGTCCGGTCGTCGACCACGTCATGAAGAACTACGACGGCGTGCTCAAGATCGACGGCGAGGTCGGCAACAAGAAGGCGTACGACCCGCGCGCCTGGGGCAAGCTGGCCGAGAACGGTCTGGCCAAGCGCGTCGTCGAGGCCTGCGAGCACCTGCGTTCCAGCGGCACCAGCCTGGCCAAGTAACAGCTCCACCGGCGGCTGGTCCTCGTCCGTGAGGGCCAGCCGCCAGTGAGTACGATCATTACCTTCTGTTCCATCGGAGGCGGTGATCTTGCTCGGCATCGAGGGTTACGAACCCGAATGGCACTACGACGCCGTGGTCCTCGCCGCCGTCCACCGCCCCCGGTTCCAGCGGCTCATCGGCAAGAAGATGGTGGCCGGCTGGCTGATGTGGGACATGTCCGAGCGGTCCTGGTTCGCCGACGGCCCGGTGATCCTCGGCTTCGGTGAGACGAACGTCGAGATAACCCATCGCAAGTTCGACGAGTGTGCGATCAGCTGGGACGCGGTCGACATGAGCGCCCCGGTCGACTGGTACGGCACCGACATCCAGCTCGACTGGCGCGCGGACCCGCACGCAGCGCTGCGCAAGGTCCGCGGCAAGATCCTGCGCGAGGTCAACATCATCGAGCGCACCACCAACGCCGAGTGGCGCCCGCGCATCCTGCACGCCGTCGAGTTCCTCTTCGACCGCGGCCGGCTCGCCGTCTACAACGCCATGGACGAGAACGGCCTCACCGACGTGCCGGAACGCGACCTCCCGATCAACAGCTGGCGCCGCGTGCACGTGGCCTGATCAGGGCTGCTGCGACAGCGCCGCCATCGCCTCGTCGATCGAGTCGGTCACCACGATCAGGTCGGACTGGTCGCCGTGCGGGGACTTCGCCAGCAGCGGCCGCAACAGGGCCTCCACCGGCAGCTCGGCCCAGTGCCCGGCATTGAGGAACACGAACGCACCGGACGGGCCGTCGGTGGCGTAGAACGTCTTGGTCGCCGCCTGGAACACCTCTTGCACCGTGCCGGCCCACCCGGGCGCGAACACGATGCCACCCCGGGAGAGGCGCAGGATCGAGTCCTCGCGGACGGCGTTGGAGAAGTACTTGCCGATCTGCCCGGCGAAGAGGTTGGCCGGCTCGTGCCCGTACAACCAGGTCGGCAGTGCCAGACCGCCATGCGTGAGCTGCGCGACCACATCGGTCGCGGCGGGGACGGGCGCCGGGAACCGCTTCCGGACGGCGAGCGCGGCCGCGGTGAACGGATCATGGTCCAGAAAAGCCGGGGCGGCGGCGAGCATGTCGATCGCCTCGCCCAGCTCCTTTTCCGAGCGGGTCGCGAAATACGCGCCGAGGTTCGCCGCTTCCATCACCCCCGGGCCGCCGCCGGTCACGATCAACCGCCCGGCTGCGGCCAGCCGGTGGGCCAGGGCCGCCGCCATCCGGTACGCCTCGGAGCCGCGCGGTTCGGCATGCCCACCCATGATGCCGATCGCCCCGCGCGTGTCGTGCGCCTCGAACCAGGCAGCCAGCGCCTTGCCGAGCGCGTTGTCGATGCCGGCGTCGTGCAACCGCTGCGCGATTGCCTCGCGCAGGTCCGGAGTGGCCCCGCCGTGCTCGACGAAGTGCTGGTAGACGACGGTGTCGTACATGCCGGCGAATCCGCCGTCGGTGAACCCGGCGGCCAGGTCCTCCGGGGTGTAGAGCACCGCCGGGTGGGTGGGGAACGGCCGCGCGTCGAACGGCGGGACCAGGTGCGCACCGCGCCGGATCAGATCCACCTCGACCTCGGCTGACGCGAGCCGGCAACCCACGAACAGCGTGCCGCCGACCTCGACGCCGGTGAAGTCGGGAGCGTCCTGATCCAGCCGGAGCCCCAGCACGATCAGGCCGGCGAGCGAACGCCGGGCCAGGTGGACGTCGAACTCGGCGCGTGACTCGATCTCGAACTCGGTCGCGTCGAACGGGTGCAGGGGGTCGCCGAACATCCCCGTAGGGTAGGCCACGTGCGAAAAGCCGCGGGTTCGTTGTTCGGTCTGGCGTACGGGGACGCGCTGGGCAAGCCGACGGAGTTCCAGGACTACCCGACGATCGTGGCCACGTACGGGCCGGCCGGCCCACGCGAGCTCGCCGGCGATCCGGCGCTGGTCACCGATGACACGCAGATGATGCTCGCCGTCGGCGAGTCGCTGGTCGCGGCGCCCGCAGTGACGCCTGCGGCGTGGGAGCCGTTGCTGCGCAAGGCATTCCTGGACTGGGCGGTCAGCCCCGACAACAACCGGGCGCCCGGGATGACCTGCCTGCGCGCCTGTGCGTTGCTGGCCGAGGGCAAGCGCTGGCAGGACGCCTCGCAGCTCCAGTCGAAGGGGTGTGGGGCGAACATGCGGGTCACCCCGCTGGGCGTGACGCCGGGGCTGACCGAGGACGACATCGCCGGGGGTGCGCAGCTGCAGGCCGGGTTGACGCACGGGCACCCGACCGGCTTGGCGGCCAGTGAACTGACTGCTCTGGCCGTACGGTGGCTGATCGACGGGGTGGACGATCTGCTGCCCCGGCTGCGCGAGCGGTGTGCCCAGCAACGCATCGTGTACCGCGAGGACTGGCTCGGTGACCTGTGGCAACGGTCCGGCGCGGCAGCACCCGCGGAATTCATCGCGCTGGGCTGGGACGAGACGGCGGCGGCGCTCGACCGGGTGTCCGCGGCGCTGCGGCGTGGCGACGTCGCGGGTGACCCCTGCCTGGCCACCGGCGCCGGCTGGATCGCCGAGGAAGCCCTCGCCACGGCCCTCTACTGCTACCTGATCTCGCCGGACGAGCCGGTGGCGGTGCTCGGGCGGGGCGCGGCCTCCTCGGGTGACTCCGATTCGATCGCCTGTCTCGCCGGGGCGTTCGCGGGCGCCTCCCTCGGCATGACGGCCTGGCCGGCGGGCTGGTCGGCGCGCATCGAGTACGCGGATCGGCTGCATGCGCTCGCATCGGCGTGCGACCCGCGGGGTTGAATGGGGGCATGCGAAATCTTCTTCCCGAGCCTCCGGCGACGCGCCTGCCCGTCGACGAGGCCGCCGAGCAGGCGCTGGCCGCCGCCGCCCAGACCGGCACCGACGAGGCGTTCAAGGAGGTGGCGGGCCGGTTCCCGGCGTTCAGCGGGGGCTGGGCCGCGCTGGCTGAGCGTTCGCTCGCGGAGAAGCAGCCGGTGACCGCCTACGCCTACGCCCGCACGGGCTACCACCGCGGCCTGGATGCGCTGCGCCGCAACGGCTGGAAGGGCCACGGCCCGGTGCCCTGGTCGCACGAGCCCAACCAGGGCTTCCTGCGCGCGCTGCACGCCCTGTCGCTGGCCGCCGCCCAGATCGGCGAGTCCGACGAGGCTGCCCGCTGCGCCGAGTTCCTGCGCGACAGCGACCCGGCCGCCGCCGACGCCCTGTCCTGATCTCCGGGAGCCCGCGGGTCTTTCCCCCGCGGGCTTTCTACAACCCCTCAGCCACCGCCGCTGCGATCTTGAGCCACGCATCGCGCGTGCTGTTCGACAGGTGGCCGTACCGCAGCGGCTCCCCGGAGTCGATCAGCTTCTCGTACGGCGCCAGCAGCACCGCCCGGGTCCGCGCCGCGAAGTGCCGCTCGATCGCCGGCAGGTCGATGTCCTTGCGCGTCGGCGGCATCGTCACCACGCTCACCGCCTGCCGCACCAGCCGCTGCCGCCCGCTCTGCTCCAGGTGGTCCAGCATGCGCGCGGCCGTCTCCGCCGAGTCGTTACGCGCCGACATCGTGATCACCAACTGGTCGGTGGCATCCATCGCCGCCTGCCAGTTCTGCGCCCGTACATTGTTGCCGGTGTCCACGAAAATCAGCTTGTAGAACCGGCTGACGATCTCCCGGATCTCGGCGAACGCGCTGGCCGTGAGCATCTCACCGGCGGTGGCGGACTCGTCGGACGCAAGCACGTCGAACATGCCCTCACCCTGAGCCCGCACATACTGCGACAAGTCACCGACCCGCCCGTGCGACCCGCGGAACAGGTGCAGATCCCGCATCATGTCGCGTACGGTCCGCGCGTGGAAGTCCTGCTGCGCCCGCATCCCCAGGGTCCCCTGGGTCTCGTTGTTGTCCCAGGCCAGCACGTACCCACCGCGCTTCTGCCCGAACGTCATGGCCAGCAGCAGCACGGCCACGGTCTTGCCGGCACCACCCTTCGGGTTGACCACGGTCACCTGCCGCAGCCCACCGAAGTTGCGCCGGACCATCTCGACGTCCTGCTTGTACTCCTGCTCGCGCTTCCCGGGCGCAAGCCGGACCAGGCCCATCGTGCCCTTCTGCAGCAGCGCCCGCGGCCCCATCGTGGCCACCGGCTCAGCCGGCTTCGCCAACCGCCGCCGCGCGAACTCCTCCGCTGTCGGCGTCCCGTCCGAAACCCACGGCAACTGCTGGTACGGATCCACGGGCGGCACGTTGGCCCCCGGCTGCTGCTCACCCGGCTGCGGCCCGACGGCCCGCGGATCCACGCTCGGCGGGTACGGTCCCGGCGGCGGCGTGCCCCACTGCGGATTCTGGTACGGCCCGGGCTGCACCGGCTGCCCACCGGGGTACTGACCGCCCGGCTGCGGCGTGCCCGGATATGGCACGGCGGGCTGCGGTGTGCCGGGCTGCTGCGGGCCTGGGTGCTGCGGACCGGGCTGCTGGGCGCCGGGCTGTTGGGCGCCGGGGTACTGGGCGCCGGGCTGCTGGGCGCCGGGGTACTGGGCGCCGGGGTGCTGGGCGCCGGGCTGCTGGGTGGCCGGTTGTTGCGCGCTCGGCTGCTGTGACGGGGGGTGCTGAGCGGCGGGGTTTTGGACGCCCGGTTGCTGGGTGCGCGGGTCTTGCGAGGCGGTGTACTGGGAGGTTGGCTGCGGTGTGCCCGGTTGCTGCGGGCCGGGTTGCGGTGCCGCCCCCTGCGGTGCCGCCCCCTGGGAGGGCGTGCCCTGCGGTGCCATCCCCTGGTATGGCGTGCCGTGCGACGGCGTGCCCTGCGGAGACGGCGTGCCCTGCAACGACGATGCATGCTGCGGCGAGGGCTGCGCAGCGTGCGATTCCGGAGTCTGCGGTCCACCCATCTGCGTTCCCCTGGACTGAGTGCTACCGACCATGCCGCCGGAGTGAGTGCCACCGGTCACATCACCGGATCGAGCGCTACCGGCCACGCCCCCGGACCGGGTGCCACCGACCACGCCGTTGAAAGACGTCCCGCCGGCCGGGCCGTCAGAGGTCGCGCCACTGGTCATGCCGCTGGCAGACGTGCCACTAGCCATGCCGTTGGTCGACGTGCCACCGGTGTGGCCGCTGGAGGTCCGGCCGCCAGGGGAGGACGGGCCGCCGATCGGGCCGCCGGACTGCGGTGCCGCGACCTGGGGGACAGTTGCGGGCCGGTCGCTCGCGGATGGCGAGGTAGCCGACTGAGCAGGCACCGGGCCGGGCCGGTACACCGCGCCGGATGCTGGCGTCGCCGAGGCCGGACCGCTGGCAGAAGAAGCCGGGCCGCTGGCAGAAGAAGCCGGGCCGTTGGCTGAGGAAGCCCGGCCGCTGGCTGAGGAAGCCGGGCCGTTCGCTGAGGAAGCCGGGCCGCCGGCAGAGGGAGCCGGGCCGCTGGCTGAGGAAGCCGCCGACGGCTGCGAGGCCGCTGGTGCTGCCGATGCGCCGGTGCCCGAGCTTGGGGCGGGCCCCGAACGAGGCGGCGCAGGCGTGGAACCCTGCTCGGCAGCCGGTGCGGCGGGCCGTTGCAGGGGCTGGGACCAGGGCGACTCACCGGCTCCGTGTGCCGGGACTGTGCCGGGCCCGCTCGCAGCATTGCCGCTTCGGGCAGAAGGCGTTTCCAAAACCGGCGCCGCCGCGCCCGAAGCCGCCGAGGATGGGGTCGCGGTCGGGCCCGACGGTGACGTGCCGGTGGACGAGGTTGCCGACGCCGTGGACCTGTTTGCGAGGTTCGGCCCGGTGGGTGTGCCGGCGCCTCGGAAGAGGCTCGGGTCGGGGCCGCCGGAGACGGGCGCTGAGGCGGAGAAGTGGCCGGAAGGAGAAGAAGCCGACGAAGACGGTCCAGCCGGCGCCGCGGATGACGATGTCATGGGTCCCGCGTCAGCAACACCAGCAGGTCCGGAAGCAGGAGCAGCCGCAGGTCCGGCGCTCGGGGCCGGCCCGGAGGTGGGAGCGGCCGCAGACGTGGGTGCAGGTCCAGAGGTGGGTGCAGCAGCCGCGGTGGATGCGACTCCGGGGAAGTCGGTGGCGGGTACGGCCGCGATGCCCGAACCCCCGGCGCCGGAAGGGCCAGCGGCCGGGTCGGTGGCCATCGTCGAAGGCGGGCTGGCGGCCGGCCCCCACGGGCGGCCGCTGCCATCCGGGGTGGGAATCGGCTGTTGGGCGCCGGGGTGAGGAACAGCGGAACCGTGCACCGCGCCGCCACCGTGCCTGGAGGGGCCGGCCGCCGATCCGTTGGGCACCGGCCCACCGCCATGGACGGGACCGCTGCCAGGGGCGGGCCCGCTGCCGGGAGCCGGAGCGCTGCCCTGAACCGAGGCACTGCCATGAACCGGACCGGCGCCGGGGACGGGTGCGCCGCCATGGACGGGAGCGGTGCCGGGAGCGGGGGTGCCGTACGTCGGGCCAGGGGTGGGCGGCTGGTAGGCGGGTGGTGGCTGGGCGGTGCGGTCCATCGGCCGGTAGACGTCACCGGGAGGCAGCGGGTAGGCCGGGGAAGGGTCGTGCGGGACCGGCCGGCCGCCGTGCAGCGGGGCCGGGGCGGTCAGCTCCTCCGGCGGCCAGAACGGTTCGACGTCCCGGTCGGGGGGTGAGCCGTTGGTGCCCGGGACGTAGACGCGGTCGGCGTTCTCGTCCTCCACAGGTGGCACGGATGAAACCTCCCCGTCAAAGCATTCGTACCTGCGTGCTACCTGTTCAGCGTCGCACAGACGGTCATGCTGCGTACACCGCCCATGCCCCGGGCTCCGTCCACCACGAGCGTTTCCGGGTAGTGCTTCCGGCCACACCGTCGTCGAGGAATTGGAGTTCACCGTCGCGGGGGAGCACCGACACCGCTCGGCCCCGGGCGCGGCGCACCTCGATGCGTACCCGCGGCTTCTGGAAGCGCTTCTTGACCACGATCGGGACTGCCACGGCGACCTCGACCCGGCCATCGGTGGGGTCGCCGTCGGCGAGGAGCTGGATGCCGTCGAACTCCGCGTAGCCACCGCCGTTGCCGATGGCGCAGGCCAGGAGGTGGTCGCTGCCGTCGGAGAGCACGGCGTCGTCCACCTCGATCCGGCCGCGCCAGGGCACCGCCCGGTTGTTGTCGTCGACGCCGCCGACCAGGGCACCGTCCACAGTGACCGAGCCGCCGTCGTTGCGCAGCAAGTCGAGCCGGCGGACCGTGCTGCCGAGCACCGCCGCCGCCACCTGTGCCGGGTCGCGCGGCAGGCCGAGCTGGGCGGCCAGGTCCTGCTCGTTGGCCGGGTCGAGCGGCAGGATTGCGATCGGCGGCAGGTCGGGGACCGTGCGGTTGTCGGCCAGGTCGGCGGGGCGCTTGCTGGGCGGTGGGGCGTACCGGCGGACCAGCCGGCGCATGACGGCCCGCAGCTGACCGTCGGTGGCGGTCGCGACGACCAGCCGGGTCTTGCTCTCGGGGTCGGGCCAGTCGAGGCCGTCGGACCGGGCGGGTGCGTCGAAGCGGGCGATCACCGCGTCGATGTCGGCGTCCGAGGCGGCGACCACGGTCTCGACCCGCGCGCCGGCCTCGGTGAGGGCCTCGGCGCATTTCAGGACCGGCACCCTGGGCGCCGCGCAGGCATCCTTCTCCGGTACGCCGCAAGCACCGCACGAATCACCGCAACCACCGGCCGCACCCGGACCCTCGGCGATGCTGAGCAGGATCACGTCGTACATGGTCAGGCCTCGCTCAGCACCGAGTGGCGCTCGATGACCTCGTCGCGGCCCGGTCCGACGCCGACCACGGAGATGCGGGCACCGATGCGGCCCTCGACGTACTCGATGAAGCGCTGGGCGTTCTCCGGCAGCTCGGCGAACGAGCGGCAGCCGCTGATGTCCTGCTTCCAGCCCGGCAGCGTCTCGTAGACCGGCACGGCGTGGTGGAAGTCGGACTGGCTGACCGGCATCTCGTCGTGCCGGGTGCCGTTGACGTCGTAGGCCACGCAGACCGGGATCTCGTCGAGCCCGTCGTAGTTGTCCAGCTTGGTCAGCACGAAGTCGGTGACGCCGTTGATCCGCTGCGCGTAGCGGCCCATCACCAGGTCCAGCCAGCCGATGCGGCGGGGGCGGCCGGTGGTGGTGCCGTACTCGTGCCCGACCTCACGCAGGTAGTCGCCCACCTCGTCGTGCAGTTCGGTGGGGAACGGGCCCTCACCGACCCGGCTGGTGAACGCCTTGAGCACCGCGACGACCCGGTCGACCCGGGTGGGCGGGATGCCCGACCCGGTGCAGGCGCCGCCCGCGGTGGCGCTGGAGCTGGTCACGAACGGGTAGGTGCCGTGGTCGACGTCGAGCAGCGTGGCCTGGCCCGCCTCGCAGAGCACCACCTTGCCTGCGTCGAGGGCCTGGGACAGCTCCAGCGCGGTGTCGACGACCATCGGACGCAGCCGCTCGGTGTAGGACAGCAGCTCGGAGATCACGTCGTCGGGCTTGATGGCGTTGCGGTTGTAGATCTTCGACAGCACCTGGTTCTTGAAGCTCAGGGCGGCCTCGACCTTCTGCCGCAGGATCGACTCGTCGAAGAGGTCCTGCATGCGCACGCCGAGCCGGTTCATCTTGTCGGCGTAGGTGGGGCCGATGCCGCGGCCGGTGGTGCCGATCCGCCGGGCGCCGAGGAAGCGCTCGCTCACCTTGTCGAGGGAACGGTTGTACGACGCGATGACGTGCGCGTTGGCGCTGATCCGCAGCCGCGACGTGTCGATGCCGCGCGCTTCGAGGCCGTCGATCTCCTGGAACAGCACGGCCAGGTCGACCACGACGCCGTTGCCGATGACCGGCGTGACACCGGGGGTGAGGATGCCGCTGGGCAGCAGGTGCAGGGCGTACTTCTCGTCCTTGATGACCACGGTGTGACCGGCGTTGTTGCCGCCGTTGAACTTCACCACGTAGTCCAGCCGGTCGCCCAGCAGGTCCGTCGCCTTGCCCTTGCCCTCGTCGCCCCACTGGGCGCCGACCAACACGATCACCGGCACTTGACTGACGCCTTCCGTTGAAACACGTCGTACACGGAGAGGCCCGGGTACTGCCGAAGTTTACGCGACCTCCCAGCTCATCGCTTACCGGTTGTCCACAGGCCGGATTGGTTATCCACAGGAGTGATCGAGTTATCCACAGGGCGTCACTGTGGACAAGCCGGAGGGTGATCGGCGGCGGCCCGTAGGATCTGCGCCGTGCGCGTACTTCTGATCGGATCCGGCGGCCGTGAGCACGCCCTTGCCGTCGGCCTCGCCGCCGACCCCTCCGTCGAGCAGCTCATCGCCGCTCCCGGCAACCCCGGCATCGCCTCGGTGGCCACCCTGCGTGACGTCAAGGCCACGGATCCGGCCGCGGTGGCCGCGCTGGCCGTCGAGGTGGCGGCCGACCTCGTGGTGATCGGCCCCGAGGCGCCGCTGGTGGCCGGGGTGGCCGACGCGGTGCGGGCCAAGGGCATCGCCTGCTTCGGTCCCAGCGCCGCCGCCGCCGAGCTGGAGGGTTCCAAGACGTTCGCCAAGGACGTCATGGCCGCGGCGGGGGTGCCGACCGGGCAGTCCCGCACGTGCACCACCCCGGCCGAGGTCACCGCCGCGCTGACCGAGTTCGGCGCGCCGTACGTGGTGAAGAACGACGGGCTCGCCGCGGGCAAGGGCGTGGTGGTCACCGACTCGCTGACCGCGGCGCAGCAGCACGCCGAGGAGTGCGGGCGCGTGGTGATCGAGGAGTTCCTCGACGGCCCGGAGGTCTCGCTGTTCGTGGTGACCGACGGCACGGCCGCCGTGCCGCTGATGCCGGCGCAGGACTTCAAGCGTGCCAACGACGGGGACGAGGGCCCCAACACCGGTGGCATGGGTGCCTATGCGCCGCTGCCCTGGGCGCCCGCCGACCTGGTCGAGCGGGTGATGGCCGAGACGGTCGAGCCCACGCTGGCCGAGATGCGCAAGCGTGGCACCCCGTTCGCCGGGTTGCTCTATGTCGGGCTGGCGCTGACCAAGTCCGGCCCCAAGGTGATCGAGTTCAACGCCCGGTTCGGCGACCCCGAGACCCAGGTGGTGCTGGCGCTGCTGGCCTCGCCGCTCGGGGGGCTGCTGCACGCCGCGGCGACCGGCACGCTGGCCGATCTCCCGCCGTTGCGGTGGCGGTCGGGGGCGGCTGTCACCGTGGTGGTGGCCGGCCACAATTA includes:
- the purD gene encoding phosphoribosylamine--glycine ligase, with the protein product MRVLLIGSGGREHALAVGLAADPSVEQLIAAPGNPGIASVATLRDVKATDPAAVAALAVEVAADLVVIGPEAPLVAGVADAVRAKGIACFGPSAAAAELEGSKTFAKDVMAAAGVPTGQSRTCTTPAEVTAALTEFGAPYVVKNDGLAAGKGVVVTDSLTAAQQHAEECGRVVIEEFLDGPEVSLFVVTDGTAAVPLMPAQDFKRANDGDEGPNTGGMGAYAPLPWAPADLVERVMAETVEPTLAEMRKRGTPFAGLLYVGLALTKSGPKVIEFNARFGDPETQVVLALLASPLGGLLHAAATGTLADLPPLRWRSGAAVTVVVAGHNYPGTPRTGDVIQGGERPGVIHAGTARRDDGALVSAGGRVLSVTATGADLAAARAAAYELVDGISLEGSHHRTDIALAAVEGRIQI